The Apium graveolens cultivar Ventura chromosome 3, ASM990537v1, whole genome shotgun sequence sequence TCCTCTTAAAAATTCTGTGTATCTAAAAATTCTCGAACCTTCTGCCATATGAGAAAGGTTGTCGTAAATGTGGTCTATATCAATCAACTAGCTTGACAAAGACAATTTTTCTTGTTCATGGCGGGGAATTTCGGAAAATACAAAAAAGAAATTGCACCAGCCGGGAATCGAACCCGGGTCTGTACCGTGGCAGGGTACTATTCTACCACTAGACCACTGGTGCTGCTTATATGTTATTTGTCAAAAAAATATTTGATTGGTTTTGTCAGAGCTCATTTTTATGCTGGTTTTTTAAGAGCAAGAAATGGCTACTAAGACATGAACTGAAGTGCAATTATCCGGTGGTGATAGTGGAGCTACTCAGTTTTCCTATCATTATCAATAATGGtgcatttttaaaattaaaatgcAGCAAGAGATCAACTCACCTTCGTCGCGAAAAGACTGATTTCTACTCGTATCCATTCCATGGACTGTAATTAACATACTCATATCACAAGTCCCTCCATGTCACATGTCAACTTTCTCTTACAGCAAACTAAAGGCGTTAGCCTAAACCGGAACACTCCGTTAAGATTTTACGACAACACTGTTTCAACTCTACTTGACTAGTCATTGATAAACTCTGTCTGTGATCATCAGTACTCTTACTAAGGTATTAGCAACATTCCATTTATATGTCAGTGCTCGAAATTTGTGAGGTAATTGCCTATTTATTGTATGTTTATGTTATGTTATGTTTACGTACTTTGAATAGTGATAATTCCTCGTGTACTTGTACATTTAGTACTAGTGGCATTTCACTTCAGGTCTTGAAGAAATTGTTTATTGTTTGTAAAACCTCTTTCGAGCATTCCTACTGTTTGTAGCGCGTCTTTTGAGCATTCCTGCAAAGGGAGAATCAATATCTTATCTGGAATTTGTTATGTTCTTGATTCATGGTTACCTCAATCCAGGAAGCTCCTCACTGAGACGGTGAGGGTAATATAGCCCGATATCTATTTTGAAGTCTTCTGCAATCTTCCTACAATTTGGTTGCAGCTCCAGAATTTCTCAGGAAGTGCTATTTTATGTCAGTACATGTACATGTAGGCTTTAATATTAGTGTTATATTATATACTGTTCTAGGACATCAAAATCGGCATTTTGAGTATCTTTTTTCTGATTATTATAGGACTATTAGTCACTAGAGTCATCAGGAGACATCTCGTTTAGAAAATAAGGTCATATAAAGACTTTCTAGACTGAATTTTATTTATCGTAGAAGTTGATTGCAGAAGTTGGGTCTCTTGATATTCTTCCAGGTTCAGGCATCAATGGTAGAGTTTTGATAGGTTTTAAGATATCATGAATGAAAGACTTGATCACACATTGGCCATTCTCCTCTATCTTAACAGTACAAAATCCACGGATGACAACGACCAGCATAAACAAAAGCAGAACGAAACCCTTCCTAGCTTTGGaattgttaaatatatgatcctattggggccttcctctaacaccttaaggttttagatgagctggttactcaacaggAATCTCCACAAATGTGTCTATGCCTGAGGTCAATTTCACATGTTATTCACTTCCATCCTCATTGAAAGTATCAACACAGACTCACTTTGGAATAGACTATGTCTGACCTCTTTCAGATGTAGAACTCGCTAGTATAAAGGATACTATGTTAATATGCATCAACACATTAAACCAGTATTCTTTCTTCACCTTCTTGTTTCAAGAGAAGGTTGTACCTGGTTCACAAGGTCCTCCACATCAGAAGAGTCCGGGAAAGGTCCAATGTACACAAATTCACTTTGTTCTACGACATAAGCTACTAACTCGTCTCATTATCTTCAACCTAACATTATAGTCTAGTGAACACTTTGTTCCACGACAAGAACTTCAACATTTTCAGTATACCTATCCTAATCAGCACTGCAGTTCATAAATAAATGTCAAATGTTATTCAGCCAACAACTTGTTTTACATTAAGCTTTTTTCTTTATATGCATCTCTTTAACTCTTCTATATTAAAGAAAGGCAATAGGAATTCAAAATAGTATCTGCAGTATGTAATTTTAATGCCTAGACGAGGACAGGCGATCTAAACTAAAAGCATATCTTAACACACATTCTTGTCCTTATCAATTCCTCCAGAATCATGGATTGTTAATGATTTCTGGCTCCTTGATCTCTTCGCCAACATTATTTTGtaaattttctttttccataTTCACTACCCTTCATGCTTTGCGACAAACTTGTTCACAATAACATCTATATATAGATTTGAACCTCAAGCGAAATGAGATTCAAATAAATCTATCAATTTCAACTGCATGTTATTACAAGCATTGGGTACTTCTAACCGACAATGGCTATAACAAACTTTCCAACAGTTGAGAATTGTTCATCACTTGGCCGAGAAAAGGACAGTGTGGTTGCAGACTTAGATGGAACCTTGCTAAGAGGTCGTAGTTCTTTTCCTTATTTTGCCTTAGTTGCATTTGAGGTTGGAGGGATTCTAAGGCTTCTCTTCCTGCTCTTATGTTCACCACTTGCTGGAATTTTATACTACCTTGTCTCTGAGTCTGCTGGCATCCAAGTTCTCATCTTCGCAACATTTGTTGGGATGAGAGTTTCTGATATAGAATCCGTGGCACGAGCTGTGTTGCCTAAGTTCTACTCAACCGATCTCCATCCTATTTCGTATCATGTATTCTCATCATGTGGAAAGCGTTGTGTTCTCACAGCGAATCCAAGAATCATGGTGGAACCATTTTTAAAAGGGTTCTTGGATACTGATCTAGTTTTGGGAACAGAAATAGGAGCCTACAAGGGCAGAGCAACAGGACTTGTTCTCAAACCAGGGGTTCTTGTTGGCAAGAATAAAGCCAATGCTCTACGAGAAGCTTTTGGGGAGGTTCAACCAGAGATAGGCCTAGGGGACAGGCATACTGATTTTCCTTTCATGGCATTGTGCAAGGTTTGCAATATTTCCCTAAATCAAAATGAATGAGCAGTACTTTATCTAAAAACTTTTAACTATGCAACTTCATGTATACTAACTAATATCAAATCCACATTCAACTGCAGGAGGGCTACTTAGTGCCACCTAAACCAGAGGTTGAAGCTGTAACAAAGGACAAGCTCCCAAAGCCAGTCATCTTCCATGATGGTCGTCTCGTACAAAAACCAACACCTATCATAGCACTAATCACCATTATTTGGATCCCAATAGGCATCATCCTTTCCATTCTGCGAGTTGCTGCAGGAGCATTACTTCCCATGCCAATCGTATACTATGCTTTCTTAGCACTTGGCGTCCGTGTCACCATTAAGGGCAATCCACCACCTCCTGTAAAAAAATCCGATGGCCAATCAGGAGTCCTCTTTATCTGCTCCCACAGGACCCTCCTAGACCCAATATTTCTCTCAACTGCCCTTGGCCGACCAATTGCTGCAGTAACATACTCTGTCTCCAGACTATCCGAACTCATCTCACCTATCAAAACTGTTAGACTTAGCAGGGACCGCGCCACTGATGCATCAATGATCAAAAAGATGTTACAAGAAGGAGACCTGGCTATATGCCCCGAGGGGACTACTTGTCGCGAACCCTTCCTTCTTAGATTTTCCGCTATGTTTGCTGAATTAACAGATGAGCTAGTACCAGTAGCTATGGAAAACAGAATGAGTATGTTCCATGGGACAACAGCAAGAGGGTGGAAAGGAATGGACACATTTTACTTCTTCATGAATCCTATACCAGAATACACAGTCAATTTTTTGCGTAAACTGCCAAAAGAGTTAACATGCAGCTCAGGAAAGCCAAGCCATGAAGTGGCAAACTACATTCAGAGGGTGATTGCAGCAACTCTATCCTATGAGTGCACAACATTTACAAGGAAAGATAAATATACAGCACTTGCTGGGAATGATGGCACTGTGGTAGATAAATCTGTCAAGGCTAACAAAGTAATCGGATGCTAATCGAGCATGTATCGAACCTTTGTTTTTAATTTAGTAAATTTAAATCCCAAAAGATTAGTAGTCAAGCAACTAAAAAGATAGAACCTTGCAGTAAGTATCCAAAAAAGACTTTGGACAAATTATATATGATAAATTTAAGTTAATTATATGTGATGAACTAGAAGGTACTGAAACTGCAGACAAGTAATTGCTTAACATGCAACCACTGTATTAAGTGTATAATTAAGTTATGATCAATGTGTTGGGAAAAAAAATATCTTAAATGTTGCATTAATCTATTAGTAGCAAAAACATCAAAATCTGTTGCATGATCTGAAGTATGCAAGGAATGAGAATTGGATTGTTGTACCTTCTTTTTCTGCAAGTAAGAGTTGACAGGAGAAGTGCGCGTGGGTTCGAACCCCACAGCCAGCAGTGTTTTCTCACTATTTCCTTTTTAATTCATCCGTGGTGAAAAACATAAATTCTATTTGCTATTTATTTAATTCATTTCTGTGTTTTAATTATTCTAAATTAGATCTTTATTTCTTTTTCTGCAAGTAAGAGTTGACAGGAGTGTTCCATGACTATATATGCTTGTTTACAAAAGAAATAAAGATCTAATTTAGAATAATTAAAACACAGAAATGAATTAAATAAATAGCAAATAGAATTTATGTTTTTCACCACGGATGAATTAAAAAGGAAATAGTGAGAAAACACTGCTGGCTGTGGGGTTCGAACCCACGCGCACTTATGTGCAGAAGATCTTAAGTCTTCCCCCTTAACCACTCGGGCAAACCAGCTCAcatattaaaattttgaattcAATTATTAATATAACAATATGACAAACGTTGAAAAGGAGAACACCTTATTTCCTTTAAAATTGGAGGAATCACAAACGCCAAGAGGGTTCAGATTTTCATGTTGACTACTTTAAGTGGGCTTTGTAGTAAAGAATGTAGCCATCTATCATTATATTTTAAGTCAGGAATGATTAATTATTAAGGAAGTACTCCCTCCGttcctaaaaatattttttatttatattggACACGTTTACGTCAGGAATGATTAATTATTAAGGAAGTACTCCCTCcgttcttaaaaatattttctatTTGTATTTGACACGTTTGTCAATGCATatttttgattgttaatatttttaatttcgtattagtattaaatataaaaatttcattgtattacaggattcataaatataaatccaacaaaatcactcatgactatatttgattttatagattagacgtaaattagtagtcaatcgcttaccaTGAATAGTGTGAAAAGTCAAAATGAGAAACGTAGTATGGTACGGAGGGAGTTCTTTTTATACAGCTGCATGACACCATAAGGATGCACACACTGTACAGTAAATTACTTGTATCCATAGACCATATGCAACAACACTAGGCTGAAATTTTGGCTGAGCAAAATAAAATTTGtagatttttttttttacaaatttagTTAAAATTCGGTACAAATCTTTTATTAAAACTCCGACTATTATCAACATGATAATATTTCAATTTCAGCTAGTTCCGCGACTGTAACACCCCCTAAATAGTCTTTGACATATGGTCAATAAGCAAATATATATGCTTTCTTCGATCCCTCCGGCTCACCTCACTTAAAATCTAGCAAAATGCACACACATGCACGTAATAcgttactccctctgtcccatccATTTCTTTACAGTTACTATTTTGGGCCGTCCTATCCATTTCTTTACATTCCAAAAATAGTAaacttttaataatataaaacacTATTACACCCACTAACTTCCTCCACTCTCTCAAAtctattattaaatattaataagtCCCACTACTTTAACCACTTTTCATCATTTTTCATTATTTTACctacttttatatatatatatattggtctCCGTGCCCACCAGAGATGTAAACATCCtggtgggacggagggagtatatcaCAAATCTACCGGGACATACATTGATCGATATTTTGATCTAGGTTTGAAAATTTATTTAAGATACGCTCTTGACAGTTAAATC is a genomic window containing:
- the LOC141715156 gene encoding glycerol-3-phosphate acyltransferase RAM2-like encodes the protein MAITNFPTVENCSSLGREKDSVVADLDGTLLRGRSSFPYFALVAFEVGGILRLLFLLLCSPLAGILYYLVSESAGIQVLIFATFVGMRVSDIESVARAVLPKFYSTDLHPISYHVFSSCGKRCVLTANPRIMVEPFLKGFLDTDLVLGTEIGAYKGRATGLVLKPGVLVGKNKANALREAFGEVQPEIGLGDRHTDFPFMALCKEGYLVPPKPEVEAVTKDKLPKPVIFHDGRLVQKPTPIIALITIIWIPIGIILSILRVAAGALLPMPIVYYAFLALGVRVTIKGNPPPPVKKSDGQSGVLFICSHRTLLDPIFLSTALGRPIAAVTYSVSRLSELISPIKTVRLSRDRATDASMIKKMLQEGDLAICPEGTTCREPFLLRFSAMFAELTDELVPVAMENRMSMFHGTTARGWKGMDTFYFFMNPIPEYTVNFLRKLPKELTCSSGKPSHEVANYIQRVIAATLSYECTTFTRKDKYTALAGNDGTVVDKSVKANKVIGC